A window from Oikeobacillus pervagus encodes these proteins:
- the remA gene encoding extracellular matrix/biofilm regulator RemA has protein sequence MSIRLINIGFGNIVSANRIISIVSPESAPIKRLVQEARERGTLIDATYGRRTRAVIMMDSDHVILSAVQPETVAQRIVSKDELEEGQGK, from the coding sequence ATGTCTATTAGGCTTATAAATATTGGATTTGGAAATATTGTTTCTGCAAATCGTATTATTTCGATCGTGAGCCCTGAATCTGCGCCGATTAAGAGGTTGGTTCAAGAAGCGCGTGAACGGGGAACACTAATAGATGCTACATATGGAAGAAGAACAAGAGCGGTGATCATGATGGATAGTGATCATGTTATTCTTTCAGCTGTCCAGCCGGAAACCGTAGCACAACGAATTGTATCAAAAGATGAATTAGAAGAGGGGCAGGGAAAATAA
- the gmk gene encoding guanylate kinase translates to MKEEGLLIVLSGPSGVGKGTVRKEIFSQPDINFEYSISMTTRLPREGEVDGVDYFFKTKEEFEQLIAQDKLLEYAEYVGNYYGTPVDYVKQTLASGKDVFLEIEVQGAKQVREKFPEGLFIFLAPPSLSELHSRIVNRGTESDELIRGRMEKARKEIEMMNLYDYVVENDQVEHACERIKAIVVAEHCRLNRVQHRYHKMLEGE, encoded by the coding sequence ATGAAAGAAGAAGGTTTATTAATTGTGTTGTCAGGGCCTTCAGGAGTTGGGAAAGGGACGGTTCGAAAAGAAATTTTTTCTCAACCTGACATAAACTTTGAATATTCTATTTCGATGACGACAAGACTTCCTCGTGAGGGAGAAGTGGATGGAGTAGATTATTTTTTTAAAACGAAAGAAGAATTCGAACAGCTCATTGCACAAGACAAGTTATTAGAATATGCTGAGTATGTTGGGAATTATTATGGTACTCCTGTTGATTATGTGAAACAAACATTAGCATCAGGAAAAGATGTTTTCCTTGAAATTGAAGTTCAGGGAGCAAAACAAGTTCGTGAAAAATTTCCTGAGGGGCTATTTATCTTCTTAGCTCCCCCAAGTTTATCTGAATTACATAGCCGCATTGTGAATCGGGGGACAGAATCCGATGAGTTAATTAGGGGAAGAATGGAAAAAGCTCGGAAAGAAATTGAAATGATGAATTTGTATGATTATGTAGTAGAAAACGATCAAGTAGAACATGCTTGTGAACGAATTAAAGCGATTGTTGTAGCCGAGCATTGTCGTTTAAATCGTGTACAACATCGTTATCATAAAATGCTGGAGGGAGAATAA
- the rpoZ gene encoding DNA-directed RNA polymerase subunit omega, producing MLYPSIDSLLTKIDSKYSLVSVAAKRARRLQDGSEKELLDSYVSHKYVGRALEEIYAEKLTMKEKDASTVYSDEV from the coding sequence ATGTTATATCCATCTATTGATTCTTTGTTAACAAAAATTGATTCGAAATATTCACTTGTTAGTGTAGCGGCAAAAAGAGCTCGAAGATTACAAGATGGCAGTGAGAAGGAATTATTAGATTCTTATGTTTCTCATAAATATGTAGGGCGCGCATTAGAAGAAATTTATGCAGAAAAACTTACAATGAAGGAGAAAGATGCTAGTACGGTTTATTCAGATGAAGTATAA
- the coaBC gene encoding bifunctional phosphopantothenoylcysteine decarboxylase/phosphopantothenate--cysteine ligase CoaBC, with protein MLKGKKILLCVSGGIAVYKAAALTSKLTQAGVQVKVLMTPSAQQFVTPLTFQALSRNDVYTDTFDEKDSKVIAHIDLADWPDLILLAPATANIIGKLANGIADDMITTTMLATKAPVWIAPAMNVHMYDHPAVKRNIEQLTSYGYQFIEPSEGYLACGYVGKGRLEEPEKIVATMDQYFSGTINKPLKGKKIVITAGPTRESIDAVRFFTNHSTGKMGYALAEAARELGADVTLISGPVSLSHPEGVEIQKVQSAEEMYQAVMQRYDQADIVIKSAAVADYRPKQTYDHKMKKQDGDLVVEMERTKDILKTLGEKKQHQILIGFAAETDHVGEYAMKKLKSKNADMIVANNIKMKGAGFGGETNIVTFFKQDGSKKELGILSKKEVAYEILREAVEILKKEGSK; from the coding sequence ATGCTTAAGGGGAAGAAGATTTTATTATGTGTGTCAGGAGGTATTGCCGTTTATAAAGCAGCGGCATTAACGAGTAAGCTTACACAAGCAGGCGTACAAGTGAAAGTACTTATGACACCTTCTGCTCAGCAATTTGTAACACCTTTAACATTCCAAGCGTTATCAAGAAATGATGTATATACTGATACATTTGATGAGAAAGATTCAAAGGTCATTGCCCATATCGATCTAGCTGATTGGCCTGATCTTATTTTGCTAGCTCCTGCAACCGCCAACATTATTGGGAAACTTGCTAATGGAATTGCAGATGACATGATTACGACGACTATGCTCGCAACAAAAGCTCCTGTATGGATCGCACCAGCAATGAATGTCCATATGTATGATCATCCAGCGGTCAAGCGCAATATCGAGCAATTAACTTCCTACGGTTATCAATTTATTGAGCCGAGTGAAGGATATTTAGCCTGTGGTTACGTAGGGAAGGGCCGATTGGAAGAGCCGGAAAAAATCGTCGCCACCATGGATCAATATTTTTCGGGTACAATAAATAAACCTTTAAAGGGAAAAAAAATAGTCATTACTGCTGGACCAACTAGGGAATCCATTGATGCTGTTCGCTTTTTTACCAATCATTCCACAGGAAAAATGGGTTATGCATTAGCAGAAGCAGCCCGCGAATTAGGTGCGGATGTCACCTTAATTTCTGGGCCTGTATCCCTTTCTCATCCAGAGGGAGTCGAAATCCAAAAGGTGCAGAGTGCTGAAGAGATGTATCAAGCTGTCATGCAACGATATGATCAAGCTGATATTGTCATCAAAAGTGCCGCAGTTGCTGATTACCGACCCAAACAAACTTATGATCATAAAATGAAAAAACAAGACGGCGATTTGGTTGTTGAAATGGAACGGACAAAAGATATTTTAAAAACATTAGGTGAAAAAAAACAACATCAAATTTTAATTGGATTTGCGGCTGAAACAGACCATGTCGGTGAATATGCTATGAAAAAATTAAAATCCAAAAATGCCGATATGATTGTCGCGAATAATATCAAAATGAAAGGGGCAGGTTTTGGAGGAGAAACCAATATCGTTACCTTTTTTAAACAGGATGGGTCAAAGAAGGAATTAGGAATTCTTTCGAAAAAAGAGGTAGCTTATGAAATATTAAGGGAAGCGGTAGAAATATTGAAAAAGGAAGGGTCAAAATGA
- the priA gene encoding primosomal protein N' translates to MNIATVVVDVPAMNTDREYDYLIPEKWSGMIQPGMRVNVPFGPRNVQGFVTDIRDHSDYDSLKAIVEPMDILPVLNQELLLLGEWLTEKTLCFKIQAFQAMLPAAMRAKYEKVFIPRDQQVLEKPELKKIFNQKGEIPWDVGEKLNLLTLLKREVEAGALELLYKVKSKGKKRTVKMIGTALTKEELIQAEKQLMGNSTKQKRVLQYFIDNGPDICIKKQLMQETDAGDSTIKSLLEKEYLFERNVESYRDPYEHHHFEKTTSFPLTEEQTNAILPILDAIEKKQHETFLLYGVTGSGKTEIYLQSIQRVLEQGKEAIVLVPEISLTPQMVRRFKSRFGNDVAALHSGLSVGEKYDEWRKILRKEVKVVVGARSAIFAPFENIGIIIIDEEHETSYKQEENPRYHARDVAIKRGQFYQCPVILGSATPSLESFARAKKQVFSLLTLRKRMNNQALPSVEIVDMREELRSGNRSMFSTKLFEKLQDRIKKKEQTVLLLNRRGHSSFVMCRDCGYVVQCPNCDISLTFHRYSHSMKCHYCGFESRVPNVCPECQSEHIRYFGTGTQKVEEELLKLLPEARVIRMDVDTTSRKGAHEKLLQQFGDGKADILLGTQMIAKGLDFPNITLVGVLSADTTLHIPDFRSSEKTFQLLTQVSGRAGRHELPGEVVIQTYTPEHYSIELAGEQDYDRFYQKEMMVRKLGGYPPFYYVALITVSHDEVMTAASVTEKITKFIRPHLSDKAIILGPVASPIPRINNRYRYQCLIKYKREPKLNETLRKVMEHFATSGKKHIQVAIDVNPYMMM, encoded by the coding sequence ATGAATATTGCGACCGTCGTTGTTGACGTTCCCGCGATGAATACAGATCGAGAGTATGATTATTTAATTCCTGAGAAATGGAGTGGGATGATCCAGCCTGGGATGAGAGTGAATGTTCCATTTGGACCGAGAAATGTACAAGGGTTTGTGACGGACATTAGAGATCATTCAGATTATGATTCTTTAAAAGCGATTGTGGAACCAATGGATATTCTTCCTGTTTTAAACCAAGAGCTTTTGCTACTAGGAGAATGGTTAACTGAAAAGACTTTATGTTTTAAAATTCAAGCATTTCAGGCAATGCTTCCGGCTGCGATGAGAGCTAAATATGAAAAGGTTTTTATTCCTCGAGACCAACAAGTATTGGAAAAACCTGAATTAAAGAAAATTTTCAATCAAAAAGGGGAAATTCCTTGGGATGTAGGAGAAAAGCTCAATTTATTAACATTATTAAAGCGAGAAGTGGAAGCAGGTGCACTTGAGCTTTTATATAAAGTGAAGAGTAAAGGAAAAAAACGAACTGTAAAAATGATTGGCACGGCCTTAACAAAAGAAGAACTTATACAGGCAGAAAAACAACTGATGGGGAACTCCACCAAACAAAAACGTGTTTTACAATATTTTATCGATAATGGTCCGGACATATGTATAAAGAAACAATTAATGCAGGAGACAGATGCCGGGGATTCAACGATTAAGTCTCTACTAGAAAAAGAATACTTATTTGAACGAAACGTAGAGTCCTATCGCGATCCTTATGAACATCATCATTTTGAAAAAACGACTTCATTCCCTTTAACAGAGGAACAAACCAATGCGATTTTACCGATTTTAGACGCCATTGAAAAAAAGCAACATGAAACATTCTTATTATACGGGGTAACGGGGAGTGGAAAGACGGAAATTTATCTTCAGTCGATTCAGCGTGTACTGGAACAAGGAAAAGAGGCGATTGTTTTAGTTCCTGAGATTTCCTTAACACCGCAAATGGTTCGACGTTTTAAAAGTAGGTTTGGAAATGATGTCGCAGCCCTTCATAGTGGTTTATCCGTTGGAGAAAAATACGATGAATGGCGGAAAATTTTACGGAAAGAAGTGAAGGTTGTCGTTGGTGCACGTTCAGCGATCTTCGCTCCTTTCGAAAATATAGGAATCATTATTATCGATGAAGAACATGAGACAAGCTATAAGCAGGAAGAAAACCCTCGGTACCATGCAAGGGATGTTGCGATCAAAAGAGGTCAGTTTTACCAATGCCCAGTTATTTTAGGGAGTGCCACCCCTTCACTTGAAAGTTTTGCAAGAGCGAAGAAGCAAGTTTTTTCATTATTAACTTTGAGAAAAAGAATGAATAATCAGGCATTACCATCGGTTGAGATTGTCGATATGCGTGAAGAGTTACGTTCCGGGAACCGTTCAATGTTTTCTACGAAGTTATTTGAGAAACTTCAAGATCGCATAAAAAAGAAAGAACAGACGGTTTTGCTTTTAAATCGTCGAGGGCATTCCTCTTTTGTGATGTGCCGAGACTGTGGGTATGTTGTTCAATGCCCGAATTGTGATATTTCCTTAACTTTTCACCGTTACTCGCACTCTATGAAATGCCATTATTGTGGCTTCGAATCTAGAGTCCCGAACGTATGCCCAGAATGTCAAAGCGAACATATCCGATATTTTGGGACGGGAACCCAAAAGGTAGAAGAGGAACTTCTGAAACTTTTACCTGAAGCAAGAGTGATTCGCATGGATGTAGATACGACAAGCAGAAAAGGGGCCCACGAAAAATTGTTACAACAATTTGGTGATGGAAAAGCGGATATATTATTAGGAACGCAAATGATTGCTAAAGGCCTCGATTTTCCTAATATTACATTGGTTGGCGTCTTAAGTGCGGACACAACGCTACATATTCCAGACTTTCGATCCTCGGAAAAAACATTCCAATTATTAACCCAAGTAAGTGGCAGAGCAGGCAGGCATGAGTTACCTGGTGAAGTGGTCATTCAGACCTATACTCCAGAACACTACAGTATTGAACTTGCAGGTGAACAAGATTATGACCGATTTTACCAAAAAGAAATGATGGTAAGAAAACTTGGGGGGTATCCACCCTTTTATTATGTAGCTCTTATTACCGTAAGTCATGATGAGGTGATGACAGCTGCTTCTGTTACAGAAAAAATCACAAAATTCATTCGCCCTCATTTATCAGACAAAGCGATTATTCTTGGTCCTGTTGCTTCTCCAATCCCGCGGATCAATAATAGATATCGATACCAATGTTTGATAAAATACAAACGTGAACCAAAACTAAATGAGACTTTAAGGAAGGTTATGGAACATTTTGCTACATCCGGCAAAAAACATATACAAGTTGCGATTGATGTGAATCCATATATGATGATGTAA
- the def gene encoding peptide deformylase, translating into MAKLPIVMHPAEILETKCKPVLDFDRNLKKLIKDMHETMIEADGVGLAAPQIGLNLQVAIVDIEDDHGMIPLINPEIIESSGEQLGLEGCLSFPGVYGEVKRFSYVKVKARDLKGRYFIIEAEDFLARAIQHEIDHLQGILFISKVEKYVDEKELERYEQV; encoded by the coding sequence TTGGCGAAATTACCTATCGTCATGCATCCGGCAGAAATATTGGAGACGAAATGCAAGCCGGTGCTTGATTTTGATAGAAATTTAAAAAAGCTTATAAAGGATATGCATGAAACGATGATCGAAGCGGATGGCGTGGGACTCGCAGCTCCGCAAATTGGGTTAAATCTCCAAGTGGCCATTGTCGATATTGAGGATGACCACGGAATGATCCCGCTTATTAATCCAGAAATAATCGAATCATCAGGGGAACAATTAGGATTAGAAGGGTGTCTTAGTTTCCCAGGGGTATACGGCGAAGTAAAGCGATTTTCTTATGTAAAGGTCAAGGCGCGTGATTTGAAAGGACGCTATTTTATTATAGAAGCGGAAGATTTCTTAGCTCGAGCCATTCAACATGAAATCGATCATTTACAAGGAATTCTTTTTATCTCAAAAGTTGAAAAATATGTGGATGAAAAAGAACTAGAAAGGTATGAACAAGTATGA
- the fmt gene encoding methionyl-tRNA formyltransferase, with protein MIKIVFMGTPDFSVPILQTLVQDGYEVQAVVTQPDRPVGRKRILTPPPVKVEAVKQNIPVLQPEKMKGSEEMQQIIDLKPDLIVTAAYGQILPKALLDSPKLGCINVHASLLPELRGGAPIHYAILQGKKKTGVTIMYMVEKLDAGDMISQIEVPIEEQDHVGILHDKLSEAGAKLLSETLPKLINGETTPTPQDEKAATFAFNIKREEEKIDWSRTGEEIYNHIRGLHPWPVAYTTLDGKVMKIWWGEKMVAKENPSPGEIIAIEKDGLIVSTGNQTSIKVTELQLAGKKRMKAEQYLRGSNLEVEVGKKLGDNDEK; from the coding sequence ATGATCAAGATTGTTTTTATGGGTACACCGGATTTTTCCGTTCCGATTTTGCAAACGTTAGTTCAGGACGGCTATGAAGTCCAAGCAGTGGTCACACAACCGGATCGTCCAGTAGGGAGGAAGAGAATCTTAACACCTCCACCTGTCAAAGTAGAGGCAGTGAAACAGAATATTCCTGTCTTACAACCGGAGAAAATGAAAGGTTCAGAAGAAATGCAACAAATCATTGATCTAAAGCCTGACTTGATTGTAACAGCTGCTTATGGTCAAATTTTGCCAAAAGCTTTACTAGATTCGCCGAAACTAGGTTGCATTAATGTCCATGCTTCACTCTTACCTGAACTACGTGGGGGGGCTCCCATTCATTATGCCATTTTACAAGGGAAGAAAAAAACCGGTGTGACGATTATGTACATGGTTGAAAAATTAGATGCAGGCGATATGATTAGTCAAATTGAAGTGCCAATAGAAGAACAAGATCATGTTGGCATCTTACATGATAAATTAAGTGAAGCTGGCGCTAAACTACTATCTGAAACATTGCCGAAACTAATCAATGGGGAAACGACTCCGACCCCGCAGGATGAAAAAGCGGCCACTTTTGCTTTTAACATCAAACGGGAAGAAGAAAAGATCGATTGGTCTAGAACAGGGGAAGAAATCTATAATCATATTCGTGGATTACATCCTTGGCCAGTGGCCTATACGACACTTGATGGAAAGGTAATGAAGATTTGGTGGGGAGAAAAGATGGTGGCAAAAGAAAATCCATCCCCAGGCGAAATTATCGCCATTGAAAAAGATGGGCTGATCGTTTCAACAGGGAATCAAACGTCAATCAAAGTAACAGAGCTTCAACTTGCTGGGAAAAAACGCATGAAAGCGGAACAATATTTAAGAGGATCGAATTTAGAAGTTGAAGTTGGGAAAAAGTTAGGGGACAATGATGAAAAATAG
- the rsmB gene encoding 16S rRNA (cytosine(967)-C(5))-methyltransferase RsmB: MKNRKKLVREVALDILEAVEKHQSYSNLLLHSAIEKNAITGPDIGLLTELTYGTIQRKYTLDYYLAPFLKKKVEPWVREILRLSLYQIVFLDKIPDRAVIYEAVEMAKKRGHKGIASMVNGVLRSIQRKGVPSLELIEDPVERISIETSHPQWLVRRWSDQFGLERTKTMCETNLIAPTQTARVNLTKATRDEVIELLRQEGFQVEKSEMIPEAVHILRGNMARSTAFQKGFLTIQDESSMIVAYALQLEEHMKVLDACAAPGGKTTHLAEVLNNTGEVYALDLHQHKVKLIKDNAGRLDLTNIQVRSTDSRKANKLFPKESFDRILVDAPCSGLGVVRRKPDIKYTKQEKDLRSLQKVQLDILSAVAPLLKKDGLLVYSTCTVDREENEGTIKQFLENEREFEPEMLTTLPEPIQSLTTGHFVQIFPQDFGGDGFFISSFRKKV; this comes from the coding sequence ATGAAAAATAGAAAAAAGTTGGTTCGTGAAGTGGCTCTAGACATCCTGGAGGCGGTTGAAAAGCACCAATCTTATAGTAATTTATTGCTTCATTCGGCCATTGAGAAAAACGCCATTACAGGACCGGATATCGGACTGTTGACCGAGTTAACATATGGCACTATACAAAGAAAATACACCCTTGATTATTATCTTGCTCCTTTTTTGAAGAAAAAAGTGGAACCATGGGTAAGGGAAATATTACGGCTTTCATTATATCAAATCGTATTTTTAGATAAAATTCCTGACCGGGCTGTTATTTATGAAGCAGTCGAAATGGCGAAAAAGCGTGGGCATAAAGGCATTGCAAGCATGGTAAACGGTGTATTAAGATCAATCCAGAGAAAAGGAGTCCCTTCCTTAGAACTTATTGAGGATCCGGTTGAAAGAATTTCAATTGAAACAAGTCATCCGCAATGGCTTGTGCGCCGCTGGTCAGACCAATTTGGTTTAGAGCGGACTAAAACAATGTGTGAAACCAATTTAATTGCTCCTACTCAAACGGCTAGGGTAAACTTAACAAAGGCGACGAGAGATGAAGTAATCGAGTTACTGCGTCAAGAAGGATTTCAGGTAGAAAAAAGTGAAATGATTCCAGAGGCTGTGCACATATTAAGAGGAAATATGGCTCGTTCAACTGCTTTTCAGAAAGGTTTTTTAACTATACAAGATGAGAGCTCGATGATTGTAGCCTATGCTCTTCAGTTAGAAGAACATATGAAAGTATTAGATGCTTGTGCGGCTCCTGGAGGGAAGACGACACATCTAGCAGAAGTGTTAAATAATACAGGGGAAGTATACGCTCTCGATTTGCATCAACATAAAGTAAAGTTAATAAAGGATAATGCAGGCCGATTAGACTTAACGAATATTCAAGTAAGATCAACCGATAGTCGAAAAGCGAATAAACTCTTTCCAAAAGAAAGCTTTGATCGGATTTTAGTTGATGCTCCTTGTTCAGGTTTGGGTGTTGTGAGAAGAAAACCAGATATTAAATATACAAAACAAGAAAAAGATTTGCGCTCCCTCCAAAAAGTACAATTGGACATTCTGTCAGCAGTGGCTCCGTTGCTGAAAAAAGATGGGCTTCTCGTATATAGTACATGTACAGTGGATCGAGAAGAAAATGAGGGAACAATTAAACAATTTCTTGAAAATGAAAGAGAATTTGAGCCTGAAATGTTAACCACATTACCTGAGCCCATTCAATCTTTAACAACTGGACATTTTGTGCAAATTTTCCCCCAAGATTTTGGCGGGGATGGATTTTTTATTAGCAGCTTTAGGAAGAAGGTGTAA
- the rlmN gene encoding 23S rRNA (adenine(2503)-C(2))-methyltransferase RlmN, with product MEQPTTTKKKTTNEPKQPSIYSLQLQELKEWLQAQGEKPFRAEQIFEWLYQKRVTTFEEMSNLSKALRQKLSEHFTLTTLNTIIEQTSADGTIKFLFELHDGYSIETVLMRHEYGNSVCVTTQVGCRIGCTFCASTLGGLKRHLEAGEIVAQVVKVQQALDKTDERVSSVVIMGIGEPFDNYDEMLTFLKIINHDKSLNIGARHITVSTSGIIPKIYQFADENMQINFAISLHAPNNELRTKLMPINKAYKLPDLIEAVKYYTKKTGRRVSFEYGLFGGENDSVEHAIELAHLIKGLKCHVNLIPVNYVPERNYVRTPKKQIFKFEKTLKDHGINVTIRREQGSDIDAACGQLRAKERKEETR from the coding sequence ATGGAACAGCCAACGACAACAAAGAAAAAAACAACCAATGAACCAAAACAACCTTCCATTTATTCATTACAATTACAAGAATTAAAAGAATGGTTGCAAGCTCAAGGTGAAAAACCGTTTCGTGCGGAACAAATTTTTGAATGGCTTTATCAAAAAAGGGTCACAACATTTGAAGAAATGTCGAATTTATCGAAAGCATTACGGCAAAAACTAAGCGAACACTTTACATTGACTACTTTAAATACGATTATTGAGCAGACATCAGCAGATGGAACGATCAAATTTTTATTTGAACTACATGATGGATACTCGATTGAAACGGTTTTAATGCGTCATGAATATGGCAATTCTGTATGTGTAACCACTCAAGTTGGTTGCCGAATTGGCTGTACATTCTGTGCTTCAACTTTAGGGGGATTAAAACGGCATTTGGAAGCAGGAGAAATTGTGGCACAAGTAGTAAAAGTTCAACAAGCATTAGATAAAACGGACGAGCGTGTCAGCTCAGTTGTCATTATGGGAATTGGCGAGCCATTTGATAACTATGATGAAATGCTAACGTTCTTAAAAATTATTAATCATGATAAGAGTTTAAACATTGGGGCAAGACATATCACCGTTTCGACAAGCGGAATCATCCCGAAAATTTATCAATTTGCGGATGAAAATATGCAAATTAATTTTGCGATTTCGCTTCATGCACCAAACAATGAGTTGAGAACCAAATTAATGCCGATTAATAAAGCCTATAAGCTTCCTGACTTAATCGAAGCTGTAAAATATTATACAAAGAAGACAGGAAGACGAGTGAGTTTTGAGTATGGCCTATTCGGTGGTGAAAATGATTCAGTTGAACATGCGATAGAATTGGCCCATTTAATTAAAGGATTAAAATGTCATGTCAATTTAATTCCGGTCAACTATGTACCAGAAAGAAATTATGTTCGCACCCCCAAAAAACAAATTTTTAAGTTTGAAAAAACATTAAAAGATCATGGGATCAATGTGACGATCCGCCGTGAACAAGGATCGGATATCGATGCAGCATGTGGTCAACTTCGTGCAAAAGAACGGAAAGAGGAAACGAGGTGA
- a CDS encoding Stp1/IreP family PP2C-type Ser/Thr phosphatase, with product MESAFKTDKGRIRQHNEDHGGVFENSSRDRLAVVADGMGGHNAGDVASNIAIDQLQSSWEKVEYISSPEEAEEWLKQAIETVNRQIFSHSRENIECQGMGTTLVAVISTDRFCTIAHIGDSRCYILNESGFTLLTEDHSLVNELVRTGQISKEAAEHHPRKNVLTRALGTEEQVVADYRTISFEAGDYLLLCSDGLSNKMTDEEMALILQMDLSLSDKAEKLVNLANENGGEDNITIVILQQSADCESG from the coding sequence ATGGAGTCTGCCTTTAAAACGGATAAAGGGAGAATTCGCCAGCATAATGAAGATCATGGAGGAGTTTTTGAAAATTCCTCCCGTGACCGCCTTGCCGTCGTTGCAGATGGCATGGGCGGGCATAATGCTGGAGATGTAGCGAGCAACATCGCGATTGATCAGCTACAATCAAGCTGGGAAAAAGTGGAGTATATCTCATCACCAGAAGAGGCTGAAGAATGGCTAAAACAGGCGATCGAAACAGTTAATAGACAAATCTTCTCCCATTCGAGAGAAAACATTGAATGCCAGGGGATGGGGACTACTTTGGTCGCCGTCATAAGTACAGACCGATTTTGCACGATCGCTCATATTGGAGATAGCCGCTGCTATATATTAAATGAAAGTGGATTTACATTACTGACTGAAGATCATTCCTTAGTCAATGAGCTAGTTAGAACAGGACAAATTTCAAAAGAGGCTGCAGAACATCATCCTCGCAAAAATGTTCTGACTAGAGCACTTGGAACGGAGGAACAGGTGGTAGCCGATTATCGCACGATTTCATTTGAAGCGGGTGATTATTTACTACTTTGTTCAGATGGATTGTCAAATAAAATGACAGATGAAGAAATGGCGTTAATATTACAGATGGATCTTTCATTATCGGATAAAGCAGAAAAATTAGTGAATTTGGCAAATGAAAACGGTGGAGAGGACAATATTACCATTGTGATCCTTCAGCAATCAGCTGATTGTGAAAGTGGGTGA